The genomic window GAGTCCGACATGGGCAACGAAGAACGCATCGACGCGGCTGCCGACGACGTCAAGGGCAAGGCGAAGGAGGCCTGGGGCAAGGCCACCGACGACGAGCGCCTCGAGGCGGAGGGCAAGGGCGACCAGGTCAAGTCCGACCTGAAGAACGCCGCCGAGGACGTCAAGGACGCCTTCAAGCACTGACCCCGGCCGCCGGGCGCGCGATGCGCCCGGCCGGTCGACACCCAGAGGACGCCGCCGGATCGGAGTACCGAGCCGGCGGCGCTTCCGTGTGCGGAACCGGTTGGCCGGCCCAGTTCGCTACCTGGGCGGCCGCAGGCTACCCGAGCCCGCTACCCGAACAGGCGCTGGAGCCGCTGCACGCCGTCGAGGAGCGCCCCGTCGCCGAGCGCGTAGCTGAAGCGCAGGTAGCCCGACGGCCCGAACGCCTCGCCCGGCACCGCGGCGACCTCGGCCCGCTCGAGGATGAGGTCGGCGAGCTCGAGCGACGTGGTCGGCGTCACGCCGCCCCACTCCCGGCCGAGCAGGCCCGTGACGTCGGGGTACACGTAGAAGGCGCCCTGCGGCACCGGCACCGTGAACCCGTCGATCTTCGACAGTTCGGCGACGATCGTGCGCCGACGGCGGTCGAATGCGCGGCGCATCTCCTCGACCGGCTCCTGCGGCCCCGTGAGGGCGGCGAGCGCGGCCTTCTGCGAGATGTTCGACACGTTCGACGTGAGGTGCGACTGCAGGTTCGCGGCGCCCTTGATCAGGTCGGCCGGGCCGACCATCCAGCCGAGGCGCCACCCCGTCATCGCGTAGGTCTTCGCGACGCCGTTGACGAGGATCGCCTGCTCGGCGAGCGCCGGGACGGCCTCGACGATCGAGACCGCACGCGGGCCGGGCGCACCCACCTCGGTGTCGAGGTCGGCGTACGTCAGGTTCTGGTAGATCTCGTCGGCGATCACGAAGATCCCGTGCTCGAGCGCCCACTCGCCGATCTCGCGCACCTGCTCGGGCGAGTAGACCGCACCGGTCGGGTTCGACGGCGAGACGAACAGCAGCACCTTCGTGCGGTCGGTGCGCGCGGCCTCGAGCTGGTCGACGGTGACGAGGTAGCCCTGGTCGGCGCCCGCGAACACGTCGACCTGCACGCCGCCGGCGAGCTTGATCGCCTCGGGGTACGTGGTCCAGTACGGGGTCGGCACGAGCACCTCGTCGCCGTCGTCGAGCAGGGTCTGGAAGGCCTGGTAGACGGCCTGCTTGCCGCCGTTGGTCACGATGACCTGCGAAGCGGATGCCTCGAGCCCCGAGTCGCGCGCCGTCTTCGCGGCGATCGCCTCGCGCAGGTCGGGCAGGCCCGCGGCCGGCGTGTACCGGTGGTTCTTCGGGTCGGCGACGGCCGCGAGGGCCGCCTCGACGATGTGCGCGGGCGTCGCGAAGTCGGGTTCACCCGCCGCGTACGAGATGACGGGGCGACCGTCGGCCTGGAGTGCCTTGGCCTTGGCATCGACCTTGAGGGTCGCGGACTCGGCGATGGCGGCGATACGGGCGGACAGGCGGCGCTTCTCGGTCACCCGTACAGCCTAGGACGCACCGACCGCCGCGGCATCCGTGCACGGCGAACATGACGGCTGACCGACGGGCGCCCCGTTCGGGTGTCGCCGCAGGGCCCCGCGACGAGTAGCGTGCGGCCATGGATGCGCCGTCGCCGATCTTCGCCGGGGTCGAAGGCGTCTGGAACGCCGACCCGGTGCACGTCGCCACCCTGCTGTTCCGGCAGGCGTTCGCGCCCCTCCACGACCGGTCGTTCCCCGCGCGGAGCACGAGCATGCTCGGCGACGACCTCGGCGCGCTCTGCGGTGTGCAGCTCGGCATGATCCGCACGCAGGGCGGCGAACCCGGAGCGACGCTCAACCGGCTGGCGCTCGAGTACGTGCTGATCTGGGAGCGCGCGGGCATCGCGGGCCGGATCGTCTCGGGTGGAGATGTCGCCTCGTCGCAGGTGCTGATGCTGCGGATGGGGCTCAGCGTGCTGCAATCGGCCGACCCCGAGGCGACGGTCCGCGCCCTGCTGGCGCGCTGAGGCGTCGCAGGCTTCTAGAGACTCTGCCCGATGTCCCACAGCCGGTCGGGACGACCGTCGATCGCCTCCGACACCGCGAGCGCCTGGTCGTCGGAGAGCGAGGCGATGTAGTCCACGACGCCGCGGCCGACGCCCAGGCGGGCGATGTCGGATGCCTCGGGCACCGGGACCCCCTCCGGTCGGGCCGCACGCACGCGCGCGTACCCCTCGCTCGCGAGCTCGACGAGTTCGCGCAGCCGCTCGGGCACCCGGTGCCGGTCGATGTCGTCGGTGACCCAGGCGGTGAGCCCCTTGACCGCGCGGGTCAGCACCCGGCTCAGGCCCCGCTGGTACATCGCGATGTCGGCGCGGTCGAGGATGAAGTGGCGGTGCACGAACTTCAGCACCTCGACCTCGTGCCAGGCGAGTCGGTCGAGCATCACGAGGCCGGTCCGCGGTTCGTCGGCCGGCGCGGGCACCACCGAGGTCTGCAGGTGGTTGATCCACCGGTTCGTGAACGACGAGAGGGCGCGCTCCGACGCGATCGAGCCGTCGAACGGCGAGGCGAGCAGCCCGTCGACGAGGTCGTCGGCCACGACGTCGACGGCCGCGGCGAACGCGTCGGCGTCGGCGATCCACGGATCGCTGCGCACGAGCTTGCGCCGCAGGCCCTCGAGCGCGGCCCCCGCCGGTGCGCCCCGACGCGCGAGGTCGGCGTCGGCGAGGTCGCGCAGCCCGGCCGCCCCGTCGAGCCAGCCGCGGAACTCGCGCGCGACCGCACCCTGGCTGAGCAGTCCCGCCCGGTAGAAGTCGTCGACGTCGTGGATCGAGTACGCGATGTCGTCGGCGAGGTCCATGATCGAGCACTCGAGCGACTGCTGGAACGCCGGCAGTCCGCGCCGGGCGTCGGCGAGGTCGACCGCGTCCAGGTCGTATGCCGAGAACTTGCCGATGTCGACGCCGCCTGCGGCCCGACGCATCCCCCGCGGCAGCCGGCCGCCGGCGAGCGGCGAGACGTCGGCGAACCGCGTCCACGGGTACTTCGCGACGGCGGCTCGCACGGCCGCGGTGAGGTTCAGCCCGTGCGGCGACTCCTCGGTCACGTCCAGCGTCGCGAGGATCCGGTACGACTGCGCGTTGCCCTCGAAGCCGTCGGCGAGGCCCAGCTCCTCCCGGGCCAGCCGATCGAGCACGCGCTCGCCGAGGTGCCCGAACGGCGGATGCCCGAGGTCGTGCGCGCTCGCGGCGGCCTGCACGACGACCGCGTCGCAGCCGTGGTCGGAGGCGAGGCGCGCGGCATCCCGGGACGTATCGGGGAACGCGACCGCGATCGCGCGCGCGACGGCGGTCACCTTGATCGAGTGCGTGAGCCGGTTGTGGATCAGGGGGCCGGCGCCGGGTTGCGCGATCACCTGCGTCACCGCCGACAGCCGCGAGAAGTACGGCGAGAAGCGCACGCGCTCCAGGTCGAGCCGGAACTGCGAGTGCTCGCCCACCACGTCCACGCTGCTGCTCGGCTCCGGCACGCGGCGTGCCGCCCGGTCGTTGGCCATCGTCCCTCCGATCGACGGATGCCTCCGCGCCCGCACGTGCACGTGCGGCATCCT from Agromyces sp. LHK192 includes these protein-coding regions:
- a CDS encoding CsbD family protein: MGNEERIDAAADDVKGKAKEAWGKATDDERLEAEGKGDQVKSDLKNAAEDVKDAFKH
- a CDS encoding pyridoxal phosphate-dependent aminotransferase codes for the protein MTEKRRLSARIAAIAESATLKVDAKAKALQADGRPVISYAAGEPDFATPAHIVEAALAAVADPKNHRYTPAAGLPDLREAIAAKTARDSGLEASASQVIVTNGGKQAVYQAFQTLLDDGDEVLVPTPYWTTYPEAIKLAGGVQVDVFAGADQGYLVTVDQLEAARTDRTKVLLFVSPSNPTGAVYSPEQVREIGEWALEHGIFVIADEIYQNLTYADLDTEVGAPGPRAVSIVEAVPALAEQAILVNGVAKTYAMTGWRLGWMVGPADLIKGAANLQSHLTSNVSNISQKAALAALTGPQEPVEEMRRAFDRRRRTIVAELSKIDGFTVPVPQGAFYVYPDVTGLLGREWGGVTPTTSLELADLILERAEVAAVPGEAFGPSGYLRFSYALGDGALLDGVQRLQRLFG
- a CDS encoding deoxyguanosinetriphosphate triphosphohydrolase family protein, coding for MPHVHVRARRHPSIGGTMANDRAARRVPEPSSSVDVVGEHSQFRLDLERVRFSPYFSRLSAVTQVIAQPGAGPLIHNRLTHSIKVTAVARAIAVAFPDTSRDAARLASDHGCDAVVVQAAASAHDLGHPPFGHLGERVLDRLAREELGLADGFEGNAQSYRILATLDVTEESPHGLNLTAAVRAAVAKYPWTRFADVSPLAGGRLPRGMRRAAGGVDIGKFSAYDLDAVDLADARRGLPAFQQSLECSIMDLADDIAYSIHDVDDFYRAGLLSQGAVAREFRGWLDGAAGLRDLADADLARRGAPAGAALEGLRRKLVRSDPWIADADAFAAAVDVVADDLVDGLLASPFDGSIASERALSSFTNRWINHLQTSVVPAPADEPRTGLVMLDRLAWHEVEVLKFVHRHFILDRADIAMYQRGLSRVLTRAVKGLTAWVTDDIDRHRVPERLRELVELASEGYARVRAARPEGVPVPEASDIARLGVGRGVVDYIASLSDDQALAVSEAIDGRPDRLWDIGQSL